A part of Spiribacter vilamensis genomic DNA contains:
- a CDS encoding adenylate/guanylate cyclase domain-containing protein has product MESPGRYRYRPANTLYAASHDWFSPYLSRPVRELLDAGPHARSLLRSPRNVDVCILFTDIRGFTDLSRTIGSDRLFRTVDACIGRQIRIIEHYDGYVDNFTGDGLMAVFEGPDMTDSACRCALEVVSRALPAVRYGEAALAPIGAGLHRGDVAMGTLGCESRLTHTAIGDTVNRAARLTGFARGRDVVISERIRRGLSAETAARFAPVQADRRRTDIDAIAPIYRSRCG; this is encoded by the coding sequence ATGGAGTCCCCCGGCCGCTATCGCTACCGGCCCGCGAACACGCTTTATGCCGCCAGCCACGACTGGTTCTCGCCCTATCTGTCGCGTCCGGTTCGCGAGCTGCTCGACGCCGGTCCCCACGCTCGGTCGCTGTTACGCTCACCCCGCAACGTCGATGTCTGTATCCTCTTCACCGATATCCGTGGTTTTACCGATCTGTCGCGCACCATCGGATCGGACAGGCTGTTTCGTACGGTCGATGCCTGCATCGGCCGCCAGATCCGGATCATCGAGCACTATGACGGATACGTCGACAACTTTACCGGGGACGGACTGATGGCGGTCTTCGAAGGTCCTGACATGACGGACAGCGCCTGTCGTTGTGCGCTGGAGGTGGTCAGCCGGGCACTGCCGGCCGTGCGCTACGGCGAGGCCGCCCTGGCGCCCATCGGGGCCGGATTGCACCGCGGTGATGTGGCAATGGGTACGCTCGGCTGCGAAAGCCGGCTGACCCATACGGCGATCGGCGATACGGTCAATCGAGCCGCGCGACTGACCGGCTTTGCACGGGGGCGGGACGTGGTCATCAGCGAGCGGATACGACGCGGCCTCAGCGCGGAAACGGCCGCGCGGTTTGCGCCCGTGCAGGCCGACCGCCGACGCACCGATATCGATGCGATCGCGCCGATCTATCGCTCGAGGTGCGGCTGA
- a CDS encoding class I SAM-dependent methyltransferase has product MARRDGPEAPPEPDATAARYSAELRERIDAAIAMAGGRMDFAEYMAMALYSPGLGYYSAGQTRFGAGGDFTTAPLMSPLFSWTLAREVQRGLDAVGGDTVLEFGAGTGRMAADILEALAAADALPARYLIVEVSADLRAEQARTFDALDPDLRARVAWLDRLPATPIRGVVLANEVMDALPVRRFRRTETGVEALAVGHDESGALSWKPQVADDELSGAVTAIEAAIGDRLPAGYCSEWCPSLAPWIAELGELIEAGIALLIDYGYPRAEYYHPQRATGTLLCHYRHRAHDDPFFWPGLQDITASVDFTAAARAGMDAGLDLLGFATQGNFLAGAGLPEVLQTQAGDDPNRAAELAQSAKPLIFPDEMGERFKVLGLGRGTETTLPGFAFADHRARLSIHVD; this is encoded by the coding sequence ATGGCCCGGCGAGACGGGCCCGAGGCGCCGCCCGAGCCGGACGCCACTGCCGCCCGCTACAGCGCCGAGCTGCGGGAGCGGATCGATGCGGCCATCGCCATGGCGGGTGGGCGTATGGATTTCGCCGAGTACATGGCGATGGCCCTGTACTCGCCGGGCCTGGGGTATTACAGCGCGGGGCAGACCCGGTTCGGGGCGGGTGGTGATTTCACCACGGCGCCACTGATGTCACCGCTTTTCTCGTGGACGCTGGCGCGCGAGGTGCAGCGCGGCCTCGATGCCGTGGGCGGTGATACGGTGCTGGAGTTTGGTGCCGGCACGGGGCGGATGGCGGCCGATATCCTCGAGGCGCTGGCGGCGGCGGATGCCCTGCCGGCGCGCTATCTCATCGTCGAGGTCAGTGCCGATCTGCGTGCCGAGCAGGCACGAACGTTCGATGCCCTTGATCCGGATCTGCGCGCCCGTGTGGCATGGCTCGACCGTCTGCCGGCGACGCCGATTCGTGGCGTCGTCCTCGCCAACGAGGTGATGGACGCCCTGCCGGTCCGGCGTTTCCGGCGCACCGAAACCGGCGTGGAGGCCCTTGCCGTGGGCCACGACGAATCCGGCGCGCTGAGCTGGAAGCCGCAGGTCGCGGACGATGAACTGAGCGGTGCGGTGACGGCCATCGAGGCGGCGATCGGTGATCGTCTGCCCGCGGGGTATTGCTCGGAGTGGTGCCCGTCGCTGGCGCCCTGGATTGCCGAGCTGGGCGAGCTGATCGAGGCCGGCATTGCGCTGCTCATCGACTACGGTTACCCCCGTGCGGAGTACTATCACCCCCAGCGGGCCACCGGCACCTTGCTGTGCCACTACCGCCATCGCGCCCATGACGATCCGTTCTTCTGGCCCGGGCTGCAGGATATTACCGCCTCGGTGGACTTTACCGCGGCCGCCCGGGCCGGGATGGACGCGGGGCTGGATCTGCTCGGCTTTGCGACCCAGGGCAATTTCCTGGCCGGGGCGGGGCTGCCCGAGGTCCTGCAGACGCAGGCCGGCGATGACCCCAATCGCGCCGCCGAGCTTGCCCAGAGCGCCAAGCCACTGATCTTTCCCGACGAGATGGGCGAGCGGTTCAAGGTCCTGGGGCTCGGGCGCGGTACGGAGACCACCCTGCCGGGCTTTGCATTTGCCGACCATCGTGCGCGCTTGTCAATTCACGTCGATTAA
- the folK gene encoding 2-amino-4-hydroxy-6-hydroxymethyldihydropteridine diphosphokinase, which translates to MNRAYLSIGSNIEPERHVRAAITALHERFGELTVSPVYQTTAVGFDGDDFYNLVVGLDTDIAADQLAAACREIETEQGRQRTDRRYNARTLDIDLLTLGYMIRDDVPILPREEILKYAFVLKPLVDIAPDERHPLDGRRYADIWASFEDDYGVVPTGIDLSVESGG; encoded by the coding sequence ATGAATCGCGCCTATCTCAGCATCGGCAGCAACATCGAACCCGAGCGCCATGTGCGCGCCGCCATTACCGCACTCCACGAGCGGTTCGGCGAGCTGACTGTCTCTCCGGTCTATCAGACGACCGCCGTTGGATTCGACGGTGATGACTTCTACAACCTGGTGGTCGGGCTCGACACCGATATCGCAGCCGACCAGCTGGCGGCGGCCTGTCGGGAAATCGAAACCGAGCAGGGCCGGCAGCGGACCGATCGTCGCTACAACGCCCGGACGCTTGATATCGACCTGCTCACACTGGGGTACATGATCCGCGACGACGTGCCCATCCTGCCGCGGGAGGAGATCCTCAAATACGCCTTCGTCCTCAAACCGCTGGTGGATATCGCGCCCGATGAGCGCCACCCCCTGGACGGGCGACGCTATGCCGACATCTGGGCGTCGTTCGAGGATGATTACGGGGTCGTTCCCACCGGGATTGATCTCTCCGTCGAAAGCGGGGGCTGA
- the folB gene encoding dihydroneopterin aldolase, with protein MFLQALTLRSVIGVRPWERSFAQRLELDLSLSVDTRNAAARDAIDAAVDYAALSERLTQRAADADCQLIETLAERLAMAVLEDTRIESVELTLRKPGAVPAARSVGVRIIRSQSEVP; from the coding sequence GTGTTTCTCCAAGCCCTGACCTTGCGTTCCGTGATCGGGGTCCGGCCCTGGGAGCGGTCTTTCGCCCAGCGGCTCGAGCTGGATCTGAGTCTCTCCGTGGACACCCGGAACGCCGCCGCGCGGGATGCGATCGACGCGGCCGTGGATTACGCGGCGCTTAGCGAGCGTCTGACGCAGCGGGCGGCGGACGCCGACTGCCAGCTCATCGAGACGCTGGCCGAACGTCTGGCAATGGCGGTCCTGGAGGACACCCGCATCGAGTCTGTCGAGTTGACCCTGCGCAAACCGGGTGCCGTCCCGGCGGCCCGGAGTGTCGGTGTCAGAATTATCCGAAGCCAATCAGAGGTCCCATGA
- the plsY gene encoding glycerol-3-phosphate 1-O-acyltransferase PlsY: MTDIALIVIGYLAGSLSTGVLVARLLGMPDPRHDGSGNPGATNVLRLGGRGAGAATLAGDALKGVVPVLAGHALGLSATTIAAIGGAAFLGHLFPVFFAFRGGKGIATGLGIFLAWSWLPGAAVVLTWLVVAALTRLSSLAALVSFALAPAWFLLIDQSPALAGVAVGMALLTGWRHRGNIRRIAGGTEPRIGRR; encoded by the coding sequence ATGACGGACATCGCACTCATTGTTATCGGCTATCTGGCCGGCTCTCTATCCACCGGCGTGCTGGTCGCCCGGCTGCTGGGGATGCCCGACCCGCGCCACGACGGCAGCGGCAACCCCGGCGCAACCAATGTCCTGCGGCTCGGCGGGCGCGGCGCCGGTGCCGCAACACTCGCAGGCGATGCGCTAAAGGGCGTTGTACCCGTGCTTGCCGGCCATGCCCTCGGCCTGTCGGCGACCACCATCGCCGCCATCGGTGGCGCGGCGTTCCTGGGCCATCTGTTTCCGGTGTTCTTCGCGTTTCGCGGTGGCAAGGGCATCGCGACCGGGCTGGGCATCTTCCTCGCCTGGTCCTGGCTCCCCGGCGCTGCTGTCGTGCTGACCTGGCTGGTGGTCGCCGCACTGACCCGCCTGTCGTCACTGGCGGCGCTGGTCAGCTTTGCACTGGCTCCGGCCTGGTTCCTGCTGATCGATCAGTCGCCGGCGCTTGCCGGCGTCGCCGTAGGCATGGCCCTGCTCACCGGCTGGCGGCATCGCGGCAACATCCGCCGCATTGCCGGTGGCACGGAACCCCGCATCGGTCGGCGCTAG
- the tsaD gene encoding tRNA (adenosine(37)-N6)-threonylcarbamoyltransferase complex transferase subunit TsaD: MITLGIETSCDETGIALYADDAGLIAHRLHSQVATHARYGGVVPELASRDHIRRVLPLIRDCLSEAGLTTEAIGGIAYTRGPGLAGALLVGSAIAESLGWALDCPVLGVHHMEAHLLAPMLEPDPPAFPFLALLVSGGHTLLVQVAGIGRYRILGESLDDAAGEAFDKTAKLLGLPYPGGPQLEALAREGEAGSLRFPRPMTDRPGLDFSFSGLKTAVLNSVREGPDDDARRAAVARAFQDAVVDTFAIKVRRALRSTGVRHLVIAGGVGANQALRHGLESVAAAEGAAVACPRLAFCTDNGAMIAYAGHCRLMAGERDAPGIDVRPRWPLDELLPPGDA, translated from the coding sequence ATGATCACGCTTGGTATCGAGACCTCCTGTGATGAAACCGGGATCGCGCTCTACGCCGATGATGCCGGGCTCATCGCCCATCGCCTCCACAGCCAGGTCGCCACCCATGCCCGCTATGGCGGTGTCGTGCCTGAACTGGCATCGCGGGACCATATCCGTCGGGTGCTGCCGCTGATCCGGGACTGTCTGAGCGAGGCCGGATTAACGACGGAAGCGATCGGCGGCATTGCCTATACCCGGGGCCCGGGCCTCGCCGGTGCACTGCTGGTGGGGTCGGCAATCGCGGAAAGCCTGGGCTGGGCGCTCGACTGCCCGGTTCTCGGAGTCCACCACATGGAGGCGCATCTCCTCGCGCCCATGCTCGAACCCGATCCCCCCGCGTTTCCTTTTCTCGCGCTGCTGGTCTCCGGCGGCCATACGCTGCTGGTGCAGGTGGCGGGCATCGGGCGCTACCGGATCCTCGGCGAGTCGCTGGATGACGCCGCCGGCGAGGCCTTCGACAAGACCGCGAAGCTGCTGGGTCTGCCCTATCCCGGTGGTCCGCAGCTGGAGGCGCTGGCCCGCGAAGGCGAGGCCGGATCACTGCGCTTCCCGCGCCCGATGACCGACCGCCCCGGTCTCGATTTCAGCTTCAGCGGCCTGAAAACCGCGGTGCTCAACAGCGTTCGCGAGGGCCCTGACGACGACGCCCGCCGCGCCGCCGTTGCCCGGGCGTTTCAGGATGCAGTGGTCGATACCTTCGCGATCAAGGTGCGTCGCGCGCTGCGCTCAACGGGCGTTCGGCATCTCGTGATTGCCGGCGGGGTGGGTGCGAACCAGGCCCTCCGCCACGGGCTGGAGTCGGTCGCCGCTGCCGAGGGCGCGGCGGTGGCCTGCCCGCGGCTCGCGTTCTGCACCGATAACGGCGCCATGATTGCCTATGCCGGGCATTGCCGGCTGATGGCCGGCGAGCGGGACGCCCCCGGAATCGACGTTCGGCCGCGATGGCCACTGGACGAGTTATTGCCGCCGGGGGACGCCTAG
- the rpsU gene encoding 30S ribosomal protein S21, with protein MPNVKVRENEPFEVALRRFKRSCEKAGVLSEVRRRESYEKPTQERKRKQAAAVKRHAKRVQRENQRGQRLY; from the coding sequence ATGCCGAACGTTAAGGTTCGCGAGAACGAGCCCTTCGAGGTGGCCCTGCGCCGCTTCAAGCGGTCCTGCGAGAAGGCCGGTGTGCTGTCGGAAGTGCGCCGTCGCGAGAGCTATGAAAAGCCCACCCAGGAGCGCAAGCGCAAGCAGGCGGCTGCGGTGAAGCGCCACGCCAAGCGCGTGCAGCGTGAAAACCAGCGCGGCCAGCGCCTCTACTAG
- a CDS encoding GatB/YqeY domain-containing protein, producing the protein MSNLQAQLGDAVKAAMRAGDKPRLATLRMISAAIKQKEVDERRSLEDADVLAILDKMGKQRRESVEQYEAAGRDDLVSAEKAEIAIIGEFLPKALTEAEIDEQIAAAIRETGAESVREMGRVMARLKPQMQGRADMSAVSARVKQQLG; encoded by the coding sequence GTGAGTAACCTCCAGGCGCAGCTCGGCGATGCCGTCAAAGCGGCAATGCGGGCGGGCGACAAGCCCCGGCTGGCGACGCTGCGAATGATCAGCGCCGCGATCAAGCAAAAGGAAGTCGACGAGCGTCGCTCCCTCGAAGATGCCGATGTCCTCGCGATCCTGGACAAGATGGGCAAGCAGCGTCGCGAGTCCGTCGAGCAGTACGAGGCGGCGGGTCGTGATGATCTGGTGTCGGCGGAGAAGGCGGAGATCGCGATCATCGGCGAGTTTCTGCCCAAGGCCCTTACCGAGGCCGAGATCGACGAGCAGATCGCCGCGGCCATCCGCGAAACGGGAGCCGAGTCGGTCCGCGAGATGGGTCGGGTCATGGCACGGCTCAAGCCGCAGATGCAGGGCCGCGCCGACATGAGCGCCGTCAGCGCACGCGTCAAACAGCAGCTCGGCTGA
- the dnaG gene encoding DNA primase, with product MAGRIPDSFIDELLARVDIVDVVGERVQLKRSGSNQHGLCPFHGEKTPSFTVSTDKQFYHCFGCGAHGSAIRFLMEYDRLDFREAVAQLAQMAGMEMPENTQDSGPQQNHAPLYALLERADRAYHHWLRQHPQRQRAIDYLRQRGLSGEIAQRFGIGFAPPGWDNLIGRLGVSDDLQRVGLVIERDGGRVYDRFRDRIMFPIRDRRGRTIGFGGRVLDDGEPKYLNSPETPVFHKGESLYGLYEVLQADRHPADIVVVEGYMDVVALAQNGLPRAVATLGTATSTRQIERLLKTSSDIIFCFDGDNAGRQAAWRALENALPTMRQGRQIRFLFLPEGEDPDSLVRSLGRSGFESRLQQATSLSDYLIERLEADTDMQSMDGRARFVEKALPLLQRLPPDVYRHMLCERLAGLARLDTDYLEGVVDGRETLNRDQQARRREPTGSDKSGVRRTPVRLAIALLLQSPALARLVDEVESLRGLDDLPGLPLLVQMVELARNEPHLNSGAILERFRDSEHESALWKLATWDHLVPAAGLEAEFADAMEQIRRITTERRLQHLNERLQAGTLTTDEWSEWIRIKQTGQ from the coding sequence ATGGCCGGCAGAATCCCGGATTCCTTCATTGATGAATTGCTTGCCCGCGTCGACATCGTCGATGTCGTCGGTGAGCGCGTCCAGCTAAAACGCTCCGGCAGCAACCAGCACGGCCTCTGCCCGTTTCATGGTGAGAAGACCCCCTCCTTCACGGTCAGCACCGACAAGCAGTTCTATCACTGTTTCGGCTGCGGCGCCCATGGCAGCGCGATCCGCTTTCTCATGGAGTATGACCGCCTCGACTTTCGCGAGGCGGTGGCCCAGCTCGCCCAGATGGCCGGCATGGAGATGCCCGAGAACACCCAGGATTCGGGCCCTCAGCAGAATCACGCGCCGCTCTATGCCCTGCTCGAGCGCGCGGACCGCGCCTACCATCACTGGCTTCGGCAACATCCCCAGCGCCAGCGGGCGATCGATTACCTGCGCCAGCGCGGCCTGAGTGGCGAGATCGCCCAGCGCTTCGGGATTGGCTTCGCGCCACCGGGATGGGACAACCTGATCGGCCGACTGGGTGTCTCGGATGACCTGCAGCGCGTCGGCCTGGTGATCGAGCGCGACGGCGGGCGGGTGTACGACCGCTTCCGGGATCGCATCATGTTCCCGATCCGCGATCGCCGCGGGCGCACCATCGGCTTTGGTGGCCGGGTGCTCGATGACGGCGAGCCGAAGTATCTCAACTCCCCGGAGACGCCGGTCTTCCACAAGGGCGAGTCCCTCTACGGGCTCTACGAGGTGCTACAGGCCGACCGCCATCCGGCGGACATCGTCGTGGTGGAGGGCTACATGGACGTGGTGGCACTCGCCCAGAACGGCCTGCCCCGCGCAGTGGCGACACTGGGGACGGCGACCTCGACCCGCCAGATCGAGCGCCTGCTCAAGACATCGTCGGACATTATCTTCTGCTTCGATGGCGACAATGCCGGGCGACAGGCCGCATGGCGTGCCCTGGAGAATGCCCTGCCGACCATGCGCCAGGGCCGCCAGATCCGCTTCCTGTTCCTGCCGGAGGGCGAAGACCCGGACAGCCTGGTCCGCAGCCTCGGGCGCTCGGGGTTCGAGTCGCGGCTGCAGCAGGCGACCTCGCTATCCGACTACCTGATCGAACGGCTCGAGGCCGATACCGACATGCAGAGCATGGACGGACGCGCGCGCTTCGTTGAGAAGGCCCTGCCGCTCCTCCAGCGCCTGCCGCCGGATGTCTATCGGCATATGCTCTGCGAACGCCTCGCCGGCCTGGCGCGACTGGACACCGACTACCTGGAGGGCGTGGTCGACGGCCGCGAGACGCTCAACCGCGATCAGCAGGCGCGGCGCCGCGAGCCCACCGGGTCCGACAAGTCCGGCGTGCGCCGCACCCCGGTTCGGCTCGCCATCGCGCTGTTACTGCAATCGCCTGCGCTGGCCCGCCTTGTCGACGAGGTCGAGTCGCTGCGCGGGCTCGATGACCTCCCGGGACTGCCATTACTGGTGCAAATGGTTGAACTCGCCCGCAATGAGCCCCATCTCAACTCTGGAGCGATACTCGAGAGATTCCGGGACAGCGAGCACGAGAGCGCGCTCTGGAAACTCGCCACCTGGGATCATCTCGTACCCGCGGCCGGACTCGAGGCGGAGTTCGCGGATGCAATGGAGCAGATCCGCCGGATCACGACGGAAAGGCGCCTGCAGCATCTCAACGAGCGCCTCCAGGCCGGCACCCTCACGACCGATGAATGGTCTGAGTGGATACGAATCAAACAGACGGGGCAGTGA
- the rpoD gene encoding RNA polymerase sigma factor RpoD, whose protein sequence is MASQDQQSQIRELIARGKEQGYLTYAEVNDHLPDDIVEPDQIEDIISMISDMGIPVHETAPDADTLMLSDSAVSTDEDEAEEAAAALAAVDAEFGRTTDPVRMYMREMGTVGLLTREGEIELAKRIEDGLDQVLRALSGYPESSRTMVALHRGIQNGELRLAEVVAGFRDITELVDNVPEVVARHQVQADEAAREAEAREAEASEDEELPVAETGPDPERAAEIFDRIEVLHAELVEILEQSGPDGPRVGEIRDEMTGLFLAIKFVPKVIDGLAGNLRKAVEGVRAGEREVMRVATKQGGMPRKDFIASFPGHETDTGWVDKVAAQRKKYSKTMEECRDALIEQQSELIRIRELTGLPPAEIKEINRRMSIGEARARRAKKEMVEANLRLVISIAKKYTNRGLQFLDLIQEGNIGLMKAVDKFEYRRGYKFSTYATWWIRQAITRSIADQARTIRIPVHMIETINKLNRVSRQMLQEMGREPYPEELAERMEMPEDKVRKVLKIAKEPISMETPIGDDEDSHLGDFIEDTSVMSPVDSATREGLRESVREILGGLTPREAKVLRMRFGIDMNTDHTLEEVGKQFDVTRERIRQIEAKALRKLRHPTRSDNLRGFLDEQ, encoded by the coding sequence ATGGCAAGCCAGGATCAGCAGTCCCAGATTAGAGAACTCATTGCCCGTGGCAAGGAGCAGGGTTACCTCACTTATGCCGAGGTCAACGATCATCTGCCCGACGATATCGTCGAGCCGGATCAGATCGAAGACATCATCAGCATGATCAGCGACATGGGGATCCCGGTCCATGAGACCGCCCCGGATGCCGACACGCTCATGCTCAGCGACAGCGCCGTGTCCACCGACGAGGACGAGGCCGAGGAGGCCGCCGCGGCGCTCGCGGCAGTGGACGCCGAATTCGGCCGCACCACGGACCCGGTACGCATGTACATGCGCGAGATGGGCACCGTCGGGCTGCTCACCCGCGAGGGCGAGATCGAGCTTGCCAAGCGCATCGAGGACGGGCTCGACCAGGTCCTGCGGGCCCTGTCCGGGTATCCGGAGTCATCGCGCACCATGGTGGCCCTGCACCGGGGCATCCAGAACGGCGAGTTGCGCCTTGCCGAGGTGGTGGCCGGTTTCCGTGACATCACCGAGCTCGTCGATAACGTCCCCGAGGTGGTCGCGCGGCACCAGGTCCAGGCCGACGAGGCGGCGCGCGAGGCCGAGGCCCGGGAGGCCGAGGCCAGCGAGGATGAGGAACTCCCGGTCGCCGAGACCGGCCCCGACCCCGAGCGTGCCGCAGAGATCTTCGATCGGATCGAGGTCCTCCACGCCGAGCTGGTCGAGATCCTCGAGCAGTCCGGACCGGACGGCCCGCGCGTCGGCGAGATCCGCGACGAGATGACCGGCCTGTTCCTCGCCATCAAGTTCGTCCCCAAGGTGATCGATGGCCTCGCCGGCAACCTGCGCAAGGCGGTCGAGGGCGTACGCGCCGGCGAGCGCGAGGTCATGCGGGTCGCCACCAAGCAGGGCGGCATGCCGCGCAAGGACTTCATCGCCAGCTTCCCCGGCCACGAGACCGACACCGGCTGGGTCGACAAGGTCGCCGCCCAGCGCAAGAAGTACAGCAAGACGATGGAGGAGTGCCGCGACGCCCTGATCGAACAGCAGTCGGAGCTGATCCGTATCCGCGAGCTCACCGGCCTGCCGCCGGCCGAGATCAAGGAGATCAACCGGCGGATGTCGATCGGCGAGGCACGCGCCCGGCGGGCGAAGAAGGAAATGGTCGAGGCCAACCTGCGGCTCGTCATCTCCATCGCCAAGAAGTACACCAACCGCGGCCTGCAGTTCCTGGACCTGATCCAGGAGGGCAACATCGGCCTCATGAAGGCGGTGGACAAGTTCGAATACCGGCGCGGTTACAAGTTCTCGACCTATGCGACCTGGTGGATCCGGCAGGCCATCACCCGGTCGATCGCCGACCAGGCGCGAACCATCCGCATCCCGGTCCACATGATCGAGACCATCAACAAGCTCAACCGCGTCTCCCGGCAGATGCTCCAGGAGATGGGGCGCGAACCCTATCCCGAAGAGCTCGCCGAGCGCATGGAGATGCCCGAGGACAAGGTCCGCAAAGTGCTCAAGATCGCCAAGGAGCCGATCTCCATGGAGACGCCCATCGGTGATGACGAGGACTCGCACCTGGGTGACTTCATCGAGGACACATCGGTCATGTCACCGGTGGACTCGGCCACCCGCGAGGGGCTGAGGGAGTCGGTGCGCGAGATACTCGGCGGACTGACACCACGAGAGGCGAAGGTCCTGCGCATGCGCTTTGGTATCGACATGAACACCGACCACACCCTCGAGGAGGTCGGCAAGCAGTTCGATGTAACCCGCGAGCGCATCCGCCAGATCGAGGCCAAGGCCCTGCGCAAGCTGCGTCATCCGACCCGGTCGGACAATCTTCGCGGCTTCCTTGACGAGCAGTAA
- a CDS encoding porin, with the protein MNKTTIALLTAAALGTSGLAAAQTDGPNFSGRVDIRFNDVEDSQVSGSNASSKLAISGGSDDAIAGLSTFYYARIALLENDNSAFNAPDESYGNSIDYAYTGFEGDFGQLSFGIDDDLLYKYVGAYTDLYRGVGPATGGGGLYANVNRFGQDASIQYSIDVQNFSVAAYADTADDGNGGLNRTQLAGSVNLGALDLGVAYSDNDIDNNDDQIALGGSVDVGIASFRATYLDDAEGNNPVHAAAVVPLSDIFTATVGYSVTDNTDDDNEVNAMLMADLGGGLDLNVSARDSDTDGRDGVSVGARYNF; encoded by the coding sequence ATGAATAAGACAACCATCGCGCTGCTGACCGCAGCCGCTCTCGGCACCAGCGGCCTTGCCGCCGCACAGACCGACGGCCCGAACTTCTCCGGCCGTGTGGATATTCGCTTCAACGACGTTGAGGACTCACAAGTTAGCGGCAGCAACGCAAGTTCAAAGCTGGCGATTTCTGGCGGCTCCGACGACGCGATCGCCGGATTGAGCACTTTTTACTACGCACGCATCGCGCTTCTTGAAAATGATAATAGTGCATTTAATGCGCCTGACGAGTCGTATGGCAATAGCATTGATTATGCCTACACTGGTTTTGAAGGTGACTTTGGTCAGTTGTCCTTCGGTATTGATGACGACCTTCTCTACAAGTATGTAGGTGCTTACACCGACCTGTATCGTGGCGTCGGCCCGGCAACAGGCGGAGGCGGCCTCTACGCCAACGTTAATCGGTTCGGCCAAGACGCCTCGATCCAGTACAGCATTGATGTTCAGAACTTTTCTGTCGCAGCTTATGCTGACACCGCCGACGACGGTAACGGTGGCCTGAATCGCACGCAGCTCGCGGGCTCGGTTAATCTTGGCGCCTTGGATCTTGGTGTTGCATATTCCGACAACGATATTGACAACAATGATGACCAGATCGCGCTGGGTGGTTCCGTTGACGTGGGTATCGCCTCATTCCGGGCGACCTACCTTGACGACGCTGAAGGTAATAATCCCGTGCACGCCGCAGCAGTTGTTCCGCTGAGCGACATCTTCACCGCGACCGTTGGATACAGTGTCACCGACAATACCGACGACGACAACGAAGTGAACGCGATGCTGATGGCCGACCTTGGTGGCGGTCTGGACCTCAACGTGAGTGCGCGTGACAGCGACACGGATGGTCGGGATGGCGTCTCCGTCGGTGCCCGTTACAACTTCTAA
- a CDS encoding arsenate reductase ArsC — MPHYNVLFLCTGNSARSIIAESLLNHMTDDRFTAYSAGSMATGTVNPLALRVLEGMDLPTEGLYSKNWDVFATDDGPTMDFIFTVCDRAAAEPCPIWPGQPMTAHWGVPDPAAAEGTDEERLRAFHDTVTALRRRIGLFANLPMQSLDRMRLKRELDAIGDDIAEGNNGSDRATD; from the coding sequence ATGCCGCACTACAACGTTCTTTTCCTGTGCACCGGCAACTCCGCGCGGAGCATCATTGCCGAGTCGCTCCTCAATCATATGACTGACGACCGCTTTACCGCCTACAGCGCCGGGAGCATGGCCACCGGGACGGTCAATCCGCTGGCCCTGAGGGTGCTCGAGGGCATGGATCTGCCCACCGAGGGCCTCTACAGCAAGAACTGGGACGTCTTCGCCACCGACGACGGCCCGACCATGGACTTCATCTTCACCGTCTGCGACCGGGCGGCCGCAGAGCCCTGCCCCATCTGGCCCGGTCAGCCGATGACGGCGCACTGGGGGGTGCCCGATCCGGCCGCCGCCGAGGGCACCGACGAGGAACGCCTGCGCGCCTTTCATGACACGGTGACAGCGTTACGTCGGCGCATCGGGCTATTCGCCAACCTGCCCATGCAGTCGCTGGATCGGATGAGGCTCAAGCGCGAGCTCGACGCAATCGGCGATGATATCGCGGAGGGAAACAATGGAAGCGATCGCGCAACCGACTGA
- a CDS encoding metalloregulator ArsR/SmtB family transcription factor, producing MEAIAQPTERTLDPTRIFRLLGEETRLRAALLLQQRPELCVCELTEATGVSQPKMSRHLGHLRDVGLVETRRSGQWVHYALRRDLPEWLRQTLATLAGERPFADDLAELRNAIIRHRGYCEE from the coding sequence ATGGAAGCGATCGCGCAACCGACTGAACGGACCCTGGACCCGACCCGGATCTTTCGGCTCCTCGGCGAGGAGACCCGCCTGCGGGCCGCGTTGCTCTTGCAGCAGCGCCCCGAGCTCTGCGTGTGTGAGCTCACCGAGGCAACGGGCGTAAGCCAGCCCAAGATGTCCCGACATCTCGGCCACCTGCGGGACGTCGGCCTGGTAGAAACCCGGCGCAGTGGCCAGTGGGTGCACTACGCACTGCGCCGCGACCTCCCCGAATGGCTGCGCCAGACACTTGCGACGCTGGCAGGCGAGCGACCGTTCGCCGACGACCTCGCGGAGCTGCGCAACGCCATCATCCGTCACCGTGGCTACTGCGAGGAGTAA